A stretch of DNA from Arthrobacter globiformis:
GCGTCCGGGTCCCCCGCCCACCGGTCCAGCACCGCGTCGGCACGCACGCGCGGCTGGCCCTCCAGCGTCTCCACCAGCGGACCAACGACGTCGACGGCGATCGGGTCGACGAGCGACGGCATCCGTGCGTCGCGCACAAAGCCCTCAATGCGGGTCAGGTCGGAGTTGGTCAGCAGCTCCACTTTGGACTGCAGGAGGACGACGGCGGCCAGGCGCCGCTCGTAAACAGGCACCTCCCACAGTTCCGAACTAAGGGCGGTGACCTCGTCGTGGGACAGTCCTGCATGGCGGCGGAGAGCGTCACGTACCGTTCCGCGCACCGCGCCCACTGATGCGCCGTAGTACTGCATCCTGCTGCCGAACCTGTGACGCAATTCCTCCGCCCGGTACCACGAGGCCTCACGCTGCAAGGTGTCATCCACGAATTCGCCGGCAGCACTCACCCGCCCATTCTTTCCGTACAGGCACCGGGCAGTCCAACTCCCGGACTGGAGACCTATCGACGGTCTTTGACGACGGACCGGCTCCTTATTTCCGGCCCGCGTCATAAATGTGTTCCCGCAGGTCAGTTCAGGGAAACGGCTGGACCGCCCGTCCGCGGACTTCCCGGCATTTTGCGGGCGTTGGTAACGATCAAGTAACGTTGACGCCTGTTCCACAAGGGACGGCCCCGTTGGGGCCCCGGAGGCCGGCGCTGGGCTCCGGATGCGCAGGGCGGCAACTC
This window harbors:
- a CDS encoding DNA alkylation repair protein, translated to MSAAGEFVDDTLQREASWYRAEELRHRFGSRMQYYGASVGAVRGTVRDALRRHAGLSHDEVTALSSELWEVPVYERRLAAVVLLQSKVELLTNSDLTRIEGFVRDARMPSLVDPIAVDVVGPLVETLEGQPRVRADAVLDRWAGDPDAWLRRASLMAPLRALRAGGGDWDGFVRRAKTASDLAPAETTAGETSQDSGPDQEAVDAVLDAVAERRPELRLAFRR